In a single window of the Coprothermobacter proteolyticus DSM 5265 genome:
- a CDS encoding nucleoside kinase, whose translation MERGENAVTHYLSVEGLFKLEVTHGGPFWEAIKAKQDCLTLLEKEEAVAIHVGEDILPLQAPVLSDGALRLVRRGTVLGQRIAERSSMFVVGMAAYRLFGKKYMEVKYSYGSGIFCSMDEPLKDEEIKALKQEVQKLIEEDIPIKWSVVNVGAEIPSSMFVRGVKSLTKYRNVKHQLFYGEDYGEVSWLPLLPSTGMVKGINLINYAPGFVVVPEDRQFEEIPKLFQAFFEYDQWLKVLGISDVGDINALTQGREITELIKVAEALHEKRVSYIADEIKKKEAKLILVAGPSSSGKTSFSHRLAVQLRVNGLRPINMGTDDYFLPRELTPRDEAGNYDFDSLEAVDLETLVQDINQLLNGEEIEVKKYDFVRGARITQEKKLKLPENGVLILEGIHALNPRTTQGVPAHVKYKVYVSALAHLNLDEVNRTYTTDARLIRRMVRDSFYRAYLAEETLRQWPSVRRGEDKYIFPYQQEADAFFNSALPYELLVLKPFADPLLSQIPETVKEYPDAWRLKTLLSYFETCPSAYVPSTSILREFIGGSAFDVY comes from the coding sequence GTGGAAAGAGGAGAAAATGCTGTGACGCATTACCTTTCAGTGGAGGGGCTCTTTAAGCTGGAGGTCACTCATGGAGGACCTTTCTGGGAAGCAATAAAGGCTAAACAAGATTGCTTAACACTGCTGGAGAAAGAAGAGGCTGTTGCCATTCATGTGGGTGAGGACATTCTCCCATTGCAAGCTCCAGTACTCAGCGATGGAGCACTAAGACTTGTAAGAAGGGGAACTGTACTGGGTCAACGCATTGCTGAGCGATCCTCCATGTTCGTAGTTGGAATGGCGGCGTACAGACTGTTTGGTAAAAAGTACATGGAGGTTAAGTACTCCTATGGTTCAGGAATCTTTTGCAGCATGGATGAGCCCCTAAAGGATGAGGAAATAAAAGCGCTGAAACAGGAAGTGCAAAAACTTATTGAGGAAGACATACCCATAAAGTGGTCTGTTGTAAATGTTGGCGCGGAAATCCCCAGTTCAATGTTTGTTAGGGGTGTTAAGAGTTTAACAAAATACCGAAATGTAAAACATCAATTATTCTACGGTGAGGATTATGGAGAGGTTTCTTGGCTTCCGCTTTTGCCCAGTACGGGCATGGTCAAGGGCATAAACCTTATAAACTATGCACCTGGCTTCGTAGTAGTTCCAGAAGATAGGCAGTTCGAGGAAATACCAAAACTGTTTCAAGCGTTCTTTGAATACGATCAATGGCTCAAGGTGCTTGGGATAAGCGATGTGGGCGACATAAATGCTTTAACTCAGGGTCGTGAGATTACGGAGCTTATTAAGGTAGCAGAGGCACTGCACGAGAAGAGAGTTTCCTACATCGCAGACGAGATTAAAAAGAAAGAAGCGAAGCTAATTCTTGTTGCTGGTCCTTCATCTTCCGGAAAGACAAGTTTTTCTCATAGGTTGGCAGTTCAGCTCCGAGTGAATGGATTAAGGCCAATCAATATGGGGACCGACGATTACTTTTTGCCTAGGGAATTGACGCCTCGCGATGAAGCCGGTAATTATGACTTTGATTCACTGGAGGCAGTTGATTTGGAAACTTTGGTGCAGGATATCAACCAGCTTCTGAATGGTGAAGAAATAGAAGTTAAAAAGTATGACTTTGTGCGAGGGGCACGAATTACACAGGAAAAAAAGCTCAAACTTCCTGAAAACGGAGTGCTCATTTTGGAGGGCATCCATGCTCTTAATCCGCGCACCACTCAGGGTGTGCCTGCTCATGTGAAATACAAGGTTTACGTGAGTGCATTGGCGCATCTTAACTTGGACGAAGTAAACCGCACTTACACGACTGATGCTCGGCTCATCCGTCGCATGGTCAGAGACAGTTTTTACAGAGCTTACTTAGCAGAAGAAACGCTTCGTCAATGGCCCTCAGTTAGACGTGGAGAAGATAAGTACATTTTCCCTTATCAACAGGAAGCTGATGCATTCTTTAACAGCGCTTTGCCTTATGAGCTTCTCGTGCTTAAACCCTTTGCTGACCCGCTGCTTTCTCAAATTCCAGAAACGGTCAAGGAATACCCTGATGCGTGGAGACTTAAAACATTGCTGAGTTACTTTGAAACATGTCCCTCTGCCTACGTTCCCAGCACCTCCATATTGCGTGAGTTCATAGGTGGCAGCGCGTTTGATGTTTATTAA
- a CDS encoding redox-sensing transcriptional repressor Rex, protein MIPWVVLERLYLYYSYVESLPPEINWVSSQMLGEALGISPDLVRKDMTYCDIKGKPRQGYPVQELKSYLRKLLKLDVNVKSVIVGAGRLGSALANYDGLRKNNMQVLALFDVDPEKVGKNLGDIPILALSELEGFVKEKHVQCGVITVPANSAQQVCDLLVSAGVRAIWNFAPAALKVPHHVQLRNENIVQGFVLLRIRMLEVN, encoded by the coding sequence ATGATACCGTGGGTGGTGCTTGAAAGACTTTACCTGTACTATTCATATGTGGAATCACTACCACCTGAAATAAACTGGGTGTCCTCGCAGATGCTTGGTGAAGCATTAGGGATTTCACCAGACTTAGTAAGAAAGGATATGACTTACTGCGACATAAAGGGCAAGCCTCGTCAGGGTTACCCCGTGCAAGAGTTAAAAAGCTACTTACGAAAACTGTTGAAGTTGGACGTTAACGTTAAGTCCGTAATTGTTGGTGCAGGCAGACTAGGATCAGCTCTGGCTAACTATGATGGACTAAGGAAAAACAATATGCAAGTGCTGGCGCTATTTGATGTGGATCCCGAAAAGGTAGGAAAAAATCTGGGTGATATTCCCATACTTGCTCTTTCAGAGCTAGAAGGCTTTGTAAAGGAGAAGCATGTACAGTGTGGTGTAATCACAGTTCCTGCTAACAGCGCTCAGCAGGTCTGTGATCTCTTGGTTAGTGCCGGGGTAAGAGCTATTTGGAATTTTGCTCCTGCAGCTTTGAAAGTGCCTCACCATGTCCAGTTAAGGAATGAAAATATTGTGCAAGGTTTTGTACTCCTTAGAATACGAATGCTGGAGGTGAACTGA
- a CDS encoding ferredoxin domain-containing protein: MDRADIVKEGLHLAGVLASQKMLTAPKALGRDSIDVKLIEDRETLSTILDEAKKFQDKWPFYSRDAKTLEDKDFILLLAYAEDKKPANLNCGLCKMDCDSARQGKTFCVFSALDLGIGLGVAVDVFNDFGVDNRIQWTLGEACKSLGLCPEGSVAIAVPMHVSSKNVFFDRFWWDRK, encoded by the coding sequence GTGGACCGCGCAGACATTGTTAAGGAAGGCTTACATTTGGCAGGAGTACTTGCCTCTCAGAAGATGCTAACGGCACCTAAGGCGCTGGGTCGGGATAGCATCGATGTCAAGCTTATCGAAGACAGAGAAACATTAAGTACCATCTTGGATGAAGCGAAGAAGTTTCAAGATAAGTGGCCATTCTACAGTAGGGACGCAAAGACTTTGGAAGATAAGGATTTTATCCTGCTTCTGGCTTACGCAGAAGACAAGAAGCCAGCGAACCTAAATTGCGGTTTGTGTAAGATGGATTGCGACAGTGCTCGTCAAGGGAAAACCTTCTGTGTGTTTTCTGCCTTGGATTTGGGGATTGGCTTAGGGGTGGCAGTGGATGTGTTTAACGATTTTGGTGTGGACAACAGGATTCAGTGGACTTTGGGTGAAGCATGCAAGAGTTTGGGTTTATGCCCTGAAGGCAGCGTTGCCATAGCCGTTCCCATGCATGTGAGCAGCAAGAATGTGTTCTTTGATAGATTTTGGTGGGACAGGAAGTGA
- a CDS encoding metallophosphoesterase family protein has protein sequence MRVLVTGDWHLGAVTWRRKPQDRTPEIQACLNEILDFLSQERVDLIAVTGDFTHYWVPLEGEKQRWLMDYLYALSEHAPVVGVLGNHDWRGLVSFDKFARKKDVYIVDKFGQLELNLNGTKVCIVILPYFDARKVLQPYQKLTSNGVKDTAKQVVLNDLSPRSCSWDANYRILITHGVVEGLAYSELGGNDVPIPKSALSQFDFALLGHIHNAQVIKDDSTGRIVGCYPGGVAKLDFGEMGSTQGFWIVDLSPKGPDCKLIQFSSQKPLKRVEVAGPVTPEVREEIMRTNGYVKAVLKEGDLVTVQKLYDLEPVVVVELKSAVSSGNEGSTGEGESKVRFSSLEEAYGLYLNHYPELAEDKRDELLRRFSSYLRKAKENKS, from the coding sequence ATGCGGGTTTTGGTGACAGGTGATTGGCATTTAGGGGCTGTGACCTGGAGAAGAAAGCCACAGGATAGAACTCCAGAAATTCAAGCTTGTTTAAATGAAATATTAGATTTTCTTAGTCAAGAGCGAGTGGATTTAATTGCCGTTACTGGTGATTTTACTCATTATTGGGTTCCCTTAGAGGGTGAGAAACAGCGTTGGCTCATGGATTACCTTTATGCCTTGTCTGAACACGCACCCGTAGTTGGTGTTTTAGGAAACCATGATTGGCGTGGTTTGGTCAGCTTTGATAAGTTTGCGCGTAAAAAAGATGTTTACATCGTTGATAAATTTGGCCAATTGGAACTGAACTTAAATGGCACTAAGGTGTGCATAGTGATTTTGCCTTACTTTGATGCAAGAAAAGTGCTCCAGCCTTATCAAAAACTAACCAGTAATGGCGTGAAGGATACTGCGAAGCAAGTTGTATTGAATGATTTATCTCCTCGCTCATGCTCTTGGGATGCTAATTACAGAATACTAATAACACATGGTGTGGTAGAAGGGCTTGCTTATTCGGAACTGGGTGGTAATGATGTGCCCATACCCAAAAGTGCGCTGTCACAGTTTGATTTCGCCTTACTGGGACACATTCACAATGCTCAAGTGATAAAGGATGATTCCACAGGCAGAATTGTGGGATGTTACCCAGGCGGTGTGGCCAAGTTAGATTTTGGTGAAATGGGAAGTACGCAAGGCTTTTGGATTGTTGACTTAAGCCCTAAAGGCCCAGACTGCAAGCTTATTCAGTTTTCTTCACAGAAACCTCTGAAACGTGTGGAAGTCGCAGGACCGGTCACACCTGAAGTGCGTGAAGAAATCATGAGAACCAACGGTTATGTTAAAGCGGTGCTTAAAGAAGGCGATCTGGTCACCGTTCAAAAGCTGTATGACTTAGAGCCGGTGGTCGTAGTGGAACTCAAGAGTGCCGTAAGTAGTGGAAATGAAGGATCAACGGGTGAAGGAGAAAGCAAGGTTAGGTTTTCCTCTTTGGAAGAGGCCTATGGTTTGTATTTGAACCATTATCCAGAACTGGCAGAGGACAAGCGAGATGAACTTCTTAGGAGATTCTCTTCTTACTTGAGGAAAGCTAAGGAGAATAAGTCATGA
- a CDS encoding AAA family ATPase: MKPKKLEVTNFLGLKNLSLEFPEQGVFVITGPNGSGKSSILEAMYFALYGKTMRLPGDVKNTAVINRNAQHSSDNPARAVVSFTFVQQGKEYLVRRELVRGVHKKDDVSHNAWLYDLSGHAGLVPETGVVKVNNKVEDILGLTPEVFAATVFLGQGKITELVEAKPDKRRKIFDAILETDHLVKMQELVRGDLRELQTKVKALLERKEILEQGPSAKDLEKELQDVEENMKQVIERVQVFEQAAKELEEVQRIKGDMENTEADIAALRSEIEKLKEAAERDTRIRLIKELRSKYAELEQWQIQLEELTKNKDKLGKDLSNWSERINELKLRVVQIEGQLNSLEDDVHLSKEKEILAQSLEDLKALRSYLEEAWNAIVQCRLTSEEVLQLVLEERKLKSEINKLEHFVEVVSSSDGLINSYFSAKQNMEKVEKEKQEVEKELFILEQSQATLKERISILSQDYPNLEQDFLVSRLAEPLHVGDTCPVCGSEITKLREIPLPEDVLMEFSQLEMERYHLEQQQRIINERKAKLDKEEIELREVIKECESRLDLAVLEKMGSVKSFDAFQMWLSAQREALLERNQRVSQLEEQIQSKRDRLKSTYCSTLKRLCNQKEIKEALLKGSVEEQLSQADQGIAEMERRKKELEAFSQQVREQRQDLMLALAETNVELRKTQEREEDIRNTLQETIHRMKQLSGQVSTLLSELKEELSRAHISYEDYELLKSEQESGAADQLRALKGKLDVLEKRLEEQRKKYLSLLENRDVASEELPVQLEQAKSEYEVLLGERGRLQASIEQALQKEAELNQVEVQLDALEKELNILSRLSDDLKADRFPDFYRGEMMNEIVSSASSLLWEMSGGQFNLTFDSDSFRFDVVFDDGLSSDISSLSGGEKVLVALSLAFAISQHFAGSLESIFLDEGLAWLDKENNTKLAQYLQNLEDGAILVGIVTHSEEFAINFQRRLYVNGGKAQWL, from the coding sequence ATGAAACCAAAAAAGCTCGAAGTTACTAATTTTCTGGGCCTGAAAAATCTTTCACTAGAGTTTCCAGAGCAGGGTGTATTTGTCATAACAGGACCTAACGGCTCTGGGAAATCATCCATTTTGGAAGCCATGTATTTTGCGCTTTATGGTAAGACAATGAGGCTTCCTGGTGATGTCAAAAACACCGCTGTCATAAACAGGAATGCTCAGCACAGTTCCGATAATCCGGCCAGGGCTGTTGTGAGTTTCACCTTTGTGCAGCAAGGCAAAGAATATCTGGTACGTCGCGAGCTGGTGAGAGGCGTTCATAAGAAAGATGATGTAAGTCATAATGCTTGGTTATACGACCTTAGCGGCCATGCCGGGCTTGTTCCTGAAACAGGTGTAGTTAAGGTAAACAACAAGGTTGAAGATATTCTGGGCTTGACGCCAGAGGTTTTTGCGGCAACGGTGTTCTTGGGTCAAGGTAAAATAACAGAACTTGTAGAGGCAAAACCAGATAAAAGACGTAAGATCTTTGATGCCATTTTGGAAACCGATCATTTAGTTAAAATGCAAGAACTTGTGCGCGGAGATCTTAGGGAACTGCAAACTAAAGTAAAGGCCCTTCTGGAACGTAAGGAGATTTTGGAACAAGGCCCTTCTGCCAAGGATTTGGAAAAGGAACTTCAAGACGTGGAAGAGAACATGAAGCAGGTTATTGAAAGGGTGCAGGTTTTTGAACAGGCTGCAAAAGAACTAGAAGAAGTGCAGAGAATCAAAGGAGATATGGAAAACACCGAGGCCGACATAGCGGCTTTAAGAAGTGAAATAGAAAAGCTTAAGGAAGCAGCTGAACGAGATACGAGAATAAGACTTATAAAAGAGCTCAGGTCAAAATATGCTGAGCTGGAGCAGTGGCAAATCCAGCTTGAGGAATTAACGAAGAACAAGGATAAGCTGGGAAAGGACTTGTCGAACTGGTCCGAAAGGATAAATGAGCTTAAACTAAGAGTTGTGCAGATCGAAGGACAGTTAAACAGTCTTGAAGATGATGTGCATTTATCTAAAGAGAAGGAAATCCTGGCTCAAAGCTTGGAGGATTTGAAAGCACTCCGCAGTTATTTAGAAGAAGCTTGGAATGCAATTGTTCAATGCCGCTTGACTAGCGAAGAAGTTCTCCAGCTAGTCCTCGAGGAAAGAAAACTCAAGTCTGAAATCAACAAATTGGAGCATTTTGTTGAAGTGGTTTCTTCGTCTGATGGGCTAATAAACAGTTATTTCAGTGCGAAGCAGAATATGGAAAAGGTGGAGAAAGAGAAACAGGAAGTTGAAAAAGAGCTATTCATACTGGAACAGTCCCAAGCGACCCTAAAAGAGCGTATATCCATTCTAAGTCAGGATTATCCCAACTTGGAACAGGACTTTTTGGTGAGCCGTCTAGCTGAACCTCTTCATGTTGGTGATACGTGCCCAGTCTGTGGCAGCGAAATTACCAAGCTTAGGGAGATTCCCTTGCCTGAGGACGTGCTTATGGAATTTAGCCAGCTGGAGATGGAGCGGTATCACCTGGAGCAGCAGCAGAGAATTATCAATGAAAGAAAAGCCAAACTTGACAAAGAGGAGATTGAGCTCCGTGAGGTCATTAAAGAATGTGAATCGCGGCTCGATCTGGCAGTTTTGGAAAAGATGGGAAGCGTGAAATCGTTTGATGCTTTTCAGATGTGGTTGTCTGCTCAGCGTGAAGCGTTACTGGAACGTAATCAGCGCGTGAGCCAACTTGAGGAGCAGATACAGTCTAAGAGAGACAGGTTAAAGAGTACATATTGCAGTACTTTGAAGCGGCTTTGCAATCAGAAGGAAATAAAAGAAGCCTTACTAAAAGGAAGCGTGGAAGAACAACTTTCACAAGCTGATCAAGGCATCGCGGAGATGGAAAGACGTAAGAAAGAGCTTGAAGCCTTTTCTCAGCAGGTAAGGGAGCAGCGACAGGATCTCATGCTTGCTTTGGCTGAAACCAATGTTGAACTTAGAAAAACTCAGGAGAGAGAAGAAGATATCAGAAATACTTTGCAGGAGACTATCCACCGCATGAAACAGCTTTCTGGCCAAGTCAGCACCTTATTAAGTGAGCTGAAAGAAGAACTTTCTAGAGCTCATATTAGCTATGAGGACTATGAGCTTCTGAAAAGCGAGCAGGAGAGCGGAGCTGCTGATCAGCTAAGGGCCTTAAAAGGTAAATTGGACGTACTTGAAAAGAGGTTGGAAGAACAGCGGAAGAAGTACTTGTCTTTGCTGGAGAACCGCGACGTAGCTAGTGAAGAGCTGCCAGTTCAGCTCGAACAAGCTAAGAGTGAATACGAAGTTCTTCTCGGTGAGCGAGGTCGCCTACAAGCTTCCATTGAACAAGCTTTGCAGAAAGAGGCCGAGTTGAACCAAGTAGAAGTGCAGCTTGATGCGTTGGAGAAGGAATTAAACATACTCAGCCGTCTCTCGGATGATTTGAAAGCGGACCGCTTTCCTGATTTTTACCGTGGGGAAATGATGAATGAAATTGTCTCCTCAGCTTCCAGCCTTTTGTGGGAAATGAGCGGTGGTCAGTTTAATCTGACCTTTGACTCAGATTCTTTCCGTTTCGACGTAGTGTTTGATGATGGACTTAGCTCTGACATAAGCAGTTTAAGCGGTGGTGAAAAGGTTTTGGTAGCTCTGTCTCTGGCGTTTGCAATAAGTCAACATTTTGCTGGGTCTCTGGAATCCATTTTTCTGGACGAAGGCTTAGCTTGGCTTGATAAGGAGAACAATACAAAGCTGGCACAGTATCTTCAGAATTTGGAAGACGGTGCCATTTTGGTTGGTATCGTCACTCATTCTGAGGAATTTGCTATAAACTTCCAAAGGCGGCTTTACGTGAATGGGGGGAAAGCCCAGTGGCTTTAA
- a CDS encoding ATP-binding protein, whose translation MADNIIGIVSGIEKNTPTEFYVNLFSEDGKSIRVRIGDVVRVSVFYNDQEVIYYGTVYDILSRWDNDVDSGFKEKAVFEQVVPGNRFYMAAVAVTRAFYKGREVFDEPLSVPAPGTPAFLVTEKEEVEKALRFDELKRRKSHLPVGVMINGQPAYIDLGFVLGENGAHINISGQSGVAAKTSYATFLMAAMLQRGQGEDRYASALREGRYIVFNMKGESLFFLDCDSEDWLKADEADRQMWSSMYAAMGLDPEWKFPLDNILYCGIPKGVTARLLEEPDIKSRSDAGDNLRVYGWDFIDVIRYRLLELALDQEEMSMSQNMQLLLFSVQEKMEELLERLVFDVDAVVTEFTRKGTIGNRTVGRAGDKRDIFIRALQNIKCSIPDNVYERVRLVLYACNEGPEQILGSYGIPQTVDDLTDYLRGAVLGDKAEVSEGQEGALKEWSKAITENEVGSATVFAFIRRLKLAKKEGLSKLWRAFPHTLQGEVTEAPSFNYSVGSAWDRKGGITVIDLSKLHSSMQAFVVGAVLRQVLEAKMAHPKATEEPVFIFLDELNKYAPRTEGGAMVKLFRDVAERGRSFGVILVGAEQTASQVDFRVVTQSSTTVVGHQKAAELSHDEYKHLLPRQREMASSVGPGVVFVDQPFLRVPIMVKFPMTRWSTKETKVTTQGFGLTDIFG comes from the coding sequence TTGGCGGATAACATTATCGGCATCGTTTCGGGCATTGAGAAAAACACACCTACGGAGTTTTATGTGAACTTGTTTTCAGAGGATGGTAAAAGCATAAGGGTTCGCATTGGCGACGTGGTTCGTGTAAGTGTGTTTTACAACGACCAGGAAGTTATTTACTACGGTACCGTTTACGACATCCTTAGTAGGTGGGATAATGATGTGGATTCTGGATTCAAAGAGAAGGCGGTTTTTGAACAGGTAGTTCCCGGCAACAGGTTTTATATGGCAGCTGTGGCAGTTACTAGAGCCTTTTACAAAGGGCGTGAGGTTTTTGATGAACCGCTGTCAGTACCTGCCCCTGGCACGCCTGCTTTCTTGGTAACCGAGAAAGAAGAAGTTGAAAAAGCCTTGCGTTTTGATGAACTGAAAAGGCGTAAATCCCACTTACCGGTTGGAGTCATGATAAATGGACAACCTGCTTACATAGATTTGGGCTTTGTACTGGGTGAGAACGGGGCACACATAAATATAAGCGGTCAGTCAGGTGTTGCTGCAAAGACCAGCTATGCCACATTCCTCATGGCAGCCATGTTGCAGCGTGGGCAAGGAGAAGACAGGTATGCTAGTGCTCTTCGGGAAGGACGTTACATTGTGTTCAACATGAAAGGGGAGAGTTTGTTCTTCCTTGACTGTGACAGCGAGGACTGGCTAAAGGCTGACGAGGCAGACAGGCAAATGTGGAGTTCCATGTACGCAGCCATGGGACTTGATCCTGAATGGAAATTCCCTTTGGATAACATCCTTTACTGCGGAATCCCTAAAGGCGTTACCGCCAGGTTACTCGAAGAACCAGACATTAAGTCCAGAAGTGACGCTGGAGATAATTTACGCGTTTATGGGTGGGATTTCATAGATGTTATTCGATACCGCCTTTTAGAACTGGCGCTGGACCAGGAAGAAATGTCCATGAGTCAAAACATGCAGCTTCTACTTTTCAGTGTGCAGGAGAAAATGGAGGAACTTTTGGAACGTCTTGTCTTTGATGTGGATGCAGTTGTGACGGAGTTTACAAGAAAAGGTACCATTGGTAATAGAACTGTTGGAAGAGCTGGAGATAAGAGAGATATTTTTATCAGAGCCTTGCAAAATATCAAATGCAGTATTCCAGACAATGTCTACGAAAGAGTTCGCCTTGTACTGTACGCCTGCAATGAAGGACCTGAGCAGATTCTTGGTAGTTATGGTATTCCTCAAACTGTTGATGATTTAACCGACTACTTAAGAGGCGCTGTTTTAGGCGACAAAGCGGAAGTTTCTGAAGGTCAAGAGGGTGCGTTAAAGGAATGGAGCAAAGCCATCACTGAAAACGAAGTGGGTAGTGCCACTGTGTTTGCTTTTATAAGGCGGCTAAAACTGGCGAAAAAGGAAGGCTTGTCAAAGCTGTGGAGAGCTTTTCCTCATACCCTACAAGGGGAGGTTACCGAAGCTCCCAGTTTTAACTACAGCGTTGGAAGTGCATGGGACAGAAAAGGAGGCATCACAGTCATCGATCTGTCGAAACTTCATTCCTCCATGCAAGCATTTGTAGTGGGAGCAGTATTAAGGCAGGTTTTGGAGGCGAAAATGGCTCATCCAAAAGCCACAGAGGAGCCCGTTTTCATTTTCCTTGATGAACTGAACAAATATGCGCCGAGAACAGAAGGCGGAGCCATGGTAAAGCTGTTTAGGGACGTGGCAGAAAGAGGCCGTTCTTTTGGCGTAATCTTAGTAGGTGCAGAGCAAACTGCATCTCAGGTGGATTTTCGCGTAGTTACGCAGAGTTCTACCACTGTCGTTGGCCACCAAAAGGCAGCAGAGCTTAGCCACGACGAATACAAGCATTTATTACCACGGCAGCGAGAGATGGCTTCTTCGGTGGGCCCTGGTGTAGTATTTGTTGATCAGCCGTTTCTAAGGGTGCCCATCATGGTAAAGTTTCCTATGACCAGATGGTCTACGAAAGAAACCAAGGTTACGACGCAAGGGTTTGGCTTAACTGACATTTTTGGATAA
- the rdgB gene encoding RdgB/HAM1 family non-canonical purine NTP pyrophosphatase: MERIRMVLATGNLGKVREISQLIGDVVELIPYEGALPEETGTTYAENAYIKAKAAFDKYHLPSLADDSGLEVDFLGGQPGIHSNRFLGLKSDQEKYMRILELLEGVPWQKRTARFRCLVCYVDRTGAAHYFEGVAEGYIATEPAGEGGFGYDPVFYYPPLQKTFAQLPAQVKNQISHRSQAFLKFKEYYLSTIESMRTPRRGGEDKHE; the protein is encoded by the coding sequence ATGGAGCGCATTAGAATGGTTTTAGCTACTGGAAATCTGGGCAAGGTCCGTGAGATTTCTCAGTTGATAGGTGACGTTGTGGAGTTGATTCCTTACGAAGGTGCGTTACCTGAAGAGACTGGAACTACTTATGCTGAAAATGCTTACATAAAAGCAAAAGCTGCATTTGATAAGTACCATTTACCTTCATTGGCTGACGATTCAGGATTGGAAGTGGACTTCCTCGGAGGACAGCCGGGTATTCACAGCAATAGGTTCCTGGGCCTAAAATCGGATCAAGAGAAATACATGAGAATACTGGAGCTTTTAGAAGGTGTGCCTTGGCAGAAGAGAACAGCTCGTTTTCGGTGTTTGGTTTGTTATGTGGATAGAACTGGAGCTGCTCATTACTTCGAAGGAGTAGCAGAAGGTTATATAGCAACTGAGCCAGCTGGTGAAGGCGGATTCGGCTATGATCCTGTTTTCTACTATCCTCCGCTTCAAAAAACCTTTGCGCAGCTTCCAGCACAGGTCAAGAATCAGATAAGTCATCGGAGCCAAGCATTTCTTAAGTTCAAGGAGTATTACTTGAGCACAATCGAAAGTATGCGAACACCCCGACGAGGAGGAGAAGATAAACATGAATGA